cactatatatatatataatctactttgaagatagccAACCAGCTAAGTGTAattgcattacacagatgtctggccgtgtctatttctataaggtagggtttcaatatttttcatgacgCGTgctcatcagtatcaatattctcacatttgaaaaacaaatttaataggtgattgagaataaaataaaaattgattaaatgaaccgaataatgccgaagaaattataatattctgattgaaaaaaattaatttgaaaatagttgaaaatatttttatcagatggaaagattttcacgaaactggataaatcatcatcatatgtgatacaaattcaaacgtgaactgagtttattaacataagtgagtttttgatcttggagaaaccAAATAGCAGTtttcaagagtaaattatgattcaactgaatcaactagaacaggtgacatcagatacttgtggatgagataactgcgtgaggtctactgttcacagaactactagtattcaagtaaggtttcaagtttttaaataaatatttacttgAGTAAGTACAGTTGTTGAATACTGACTTACAATTTAGTGACTTTTATAATTAAACTTGACTAAGAACGCTTTTCTGAATACGACCACAAGTCTAAACCCTTTTTTATAGATCATATACAAAGGTATAACTTAGATCATATACATAAGTAACAAAGGTTACTTACCTTTCCAAGTAGGGTAATCCATGTTCACCGTTAGAGCAATAGTTGTTGAACATTTCTAGCTTGATCAAATTAGGATGATGTCCTTTGAGAAAATAAATCCAACACTCAGCTGTCTTTTGGGTGTCTAGTAGACGAACACATTCTTTTCTTCTTATGTAATATTCTGGACATTCTTCAAAAATGTCAAGTTTTTCCAGCATTTTATCATTTATCTCATAGATCTCACCAGTAACGTTCTGAAAAATAAAGGTAAGTACTTATTAATTAACACACATGCAATGAAATACATCTATGTTTACAATGATGCCACAATTCAGACAAGATacttaaaaatatgaatttatatTGAACAGACTTATGCTCAGTTTGTAGGTCACTCATCACAAATGGATTgtcatttttgtaatattataacaGGTATTATTAGGTATTTTGTTGTTATTGTTGCATTGTTGTTGTATGTGCTACCATATATTGTTTGTT
The sequence above is a segment of the Nilaparvata lugens isolate BPH unplaced genomic scaffold, ASM1435652v1 scaffold6778, whole genome shotgun sequence genome. Coding sequences within it:
- the LOC111059109 gene encoding putative gamma-glutamylcyclotransferase CG2811 — protein: MVGMSSEEMEASHLNHLLFVYGTLKQGEPNQDVIKTENKIDGKEQPQSQFINVTGEIYEINDKMLEKLDIFEECPEYYIRRKECVRLLDTQKTAECWIYFLKGHHPNLIKLEMFNNYCSNGEHGLPYLER